From the genome of Geobacter sp. SVR, one region includes:
- a CDS encoding ATP/GTP-binding protein translates to MAIVNHAKREINAKIVYFGAEGTGKATSLRYVYDRIKPSLRGELKSLPASGASLLFFDFSPFEQPVFSGYRLRLHIYTLQGKVANPAAWKMTLKGADGLVVVADAAPAKFASLQECLGQLRHYLAAYGVGREDIPLVLQLNKADLAGPIQPAVISRETGIAEELVCPTSALSGERVLETLATLSRLILERLRHRDDVQKAEAPADEKAPADEKAPDDQTADEPEQPDLVDTTGPVDNRSFGTDGDGRAPMQVTVTDEGIHAEGNTVKIPLKLTGAGEVHHLVITVTVAPEKLNPQ, encoded by the coding sequence GTATTTTGGAGCGGAAGGGACCGGTAAGGCCACTTCGTTGCGCTATGTGTACGACCGAATCAAGCCATCCCTGCGTGGTGAACTGAAAAGTCTGCCGGCCAGCGGTGCCTCGCTGCTCTTTTTCGATTTCAGTCCCTTCGAGCAGCCGGTATTTTCCGGTTATCGACTGCGGCTCCATATCTACACCTTGCAGGGGAAAGTTGCCAACCCGGCAGCCTGGAAAATGACCCTTAAAGGAGCTGACGGTCTCGTTGTCGTGGCGGATGCCGCACCTGCGAAATTCGCCTCTCTGCAGGAATGTCTCGGTCAACTGCGCCATTATCTTGCGGCATATGGGGTGGGGCGCGAAGATATACCGCTGGTTCTCCAGCTCAACAAGGCCGATCTGGCCGGACCGATTCAACCGGCGGTAATATCGCGCGAAACAGGTATTGCCGAAGAACTGGTCTGTCCGACGTCGGCCCTCTCAGGTGAACGGGTATTGGAGACCCTGGCCACCCTTTCACGACTGATTCTCGAGCGCCTGCGTCATCGTGACGATGTGCAGAAGGCGGAGGCTCCGGCAGACGAAAAGGCGCCGGCAGACGAAAAGGCGCCGGACGACCAGACGGCAGATGAACCGGAGCAGCCGGATTTGGTCGATACCACGGGGCCGGTGGATAATCGGTCTTTCGGGACGGACGGGGACGGTAGGGCTCCGATGCAGGTCACCGTGACGGATGAGGGCATACATGCAGAGGGAAACACGGTAAAGATACCGCTGAAACTGACCGGAGCAGGCGAAGTGCATCATCTGGTCATCACGGTCACGGTGGCGCCGGAAAAACTGAACCCGCAATGA
- a CDS encoding cytidylate kinase family protein, which produces MPVITISREMGTGAYQIATEVAKKLKFTLVDGACINACAPKYGLSPDMLQMVDEKPPSYITAEDRKRAAALNTIELMLLDFARKGNVILYGRGGQDLLKGCNNVLRLRFIADFEERVERFAEREWIDPDLAQSMIRRSDHQRGGFIHFYFDRAWNDPLGYDMTFNTSRLSPTSIVESIVAAARDPFLKDAEKAAVEQIDNTILEKKIETALLNSPDLDYRPFKIEVEKGCAVLSGYLACEEEKKNAIRIAESIKGIKTVKEDIHIVNYKAYRDKS; this is translated from the coding sequence ATGCCAGTCATTACCATATCCCGGGAAATGGGAACAGGCGCCTATCAGATTGCCACTGAGGTTGCAAAAAAGCTGAAGTTCACCTTGGTCGATGGTGCATGTATCAACGCCTGTGCTCCCAAATATGGGCTTTCACCTGACATGCTCCAGATGGTCGATGAAAAACCGCCCTCCTACATCACTGCCGAGGATCGGAAGCGTGCCGCAGCTCTCAATACGATTGAGCTGATGCTGCTCGATTTTGCCCGCAAGGGGAATGTAATCCTGTACGGCCGGGGCGGCCAGGATCTGCTGAAAGGGTGCAACAATGTGTTGAGGCTGCGATTTATCGCTGATTTCGAAGAGCGCGTAGAGCGCTTTGCGGAACGCGAATGGATCGATCCCGATCTGGCGCAGTCCATGATCCGCCGCAGCGACCATCAACGTGGCGGTTTCATACATTTTTACTTTGACCGTGCCTGGAATGACCCTCTGGGCTATGATATGACCTTCAATACCTCCCGTCTTTCACCGACCTCAATTGTCGAAAGTATTGTGGCCGCCGCCCGGGACCCCTTCCTGAAAGATGCAGAAAAGGCGGCAGTTGAGCAGATCGATAACACGATTCTTGAGAAAAAAATAGAAACTGCCTTGCTGAACTCTCCTGACCTGGATTACCGGCCATTCAAGATCGAAGTGGAGAAGGGCTGTGCCGTGCTGAGCGGCTACCTTGCGTGCGAAGAGGAAAAGAAGAATGCGATCCGGATCGCTGAATCGATCAAAGGGATCAAAACGGTGAAAGAGGACATTCACATCGTGAATTACAAGGCTTACCGGGACAAGAGTTGA